A window of Nicotiana tabacum cultivar K326 chromosome 24, ASM71507v2, whole genome shotgun sequence contains these coding sequences:
- the LOC107777316 gene encoding zeatin O-glucosyltransferase-like: MSWVVQDAVSLPKTECYCFHSISVFTALSFAWETTRKPIPSPVAEIIAELPPRENTFDSETLEYIKLQREARDFYSIGLHNSCKEIEGVFIDLLEKQRENKQWAIGPLNPVEISKKKAGLDKKDDLFSWLDKQDLNSVIYVSFGSTTTLSNEQIKELALGLEQSGQKFIWVLREADKKGGDNVKKGSNFELPKGYEERIKGKGYIEKYWAPQLEILAHPSIGGFMSHCGWNSCIESISMGVPIAAWPIHSDQPRNTVLITKVLKIGIVVRDWENRHELVSAEKIENAVRDLMGSAEGEELRRRVKELSGAVKKSVINGASRKEMDSFVAHITR, from the coding sequence ATGTCATGGGTTGTTCAAGATGCAGTTTCATTGCCCAAAACAGAATGTTACTGTTTTCACTCAATTTCTGTTTTCACTGCTCTGTCATTCGCCTGGGAAACAACAAGAAAGCCAATTCCATCTCCAGTGGCTGAAATAATAGCAGAGCTTCCTCCGAGGGAAAACACTTTTGATTCAGAAACTTTGGAATACATAAAGCTGCAGCGTGAGGCAAGAGATTTTTATTCTATTGGTCTTCATAATTCTTGCAAAGAAATAGAAGGTGTTTTTATTGATTTGctagaaaaacaaagagaaaacaagCAATGGGCAATTGGTCCACTAAATCCAGTGGAAATATCTAAGAAAAAAGCTGGATTGGATAAAAAAGATGACTTATTTTCATGGCTTGATAAACAAGATTTGAATTCAGTGATTTATGTTTCATTTGGGTCCACAACTACACTATCAAATGAACAAATCAAAGAGCTGGCACTTGGTTTAGAACAAAGTGGACAAAAGTTCATATGGGTTCTAAGAGAAGCAGATAAAAAAGGGGGTGACAATGTCAAAAAAGGAAGTAACTTTGAGTTACCAAAAGGGTATGAAGAGAGAATAAAAGGAAAAGGGTATATAGAAAAATATTGGGCACCCCAATTGGAAATCTTGGCACATCCATCAATTGGTGGATTTATGAGTCATTGCGGGTGGAATTCTTGTATTGAGAGCATTTCAATGGGAGTTCCAATAGCTGCTTGGCCGATACATTCGGATCAGCCAAGAAACACTGTGCTGATAACAAAGGTACTGAAAATTGGCATCGTTGTGAGAGATTGGGAAAATAGGCATGAATTAGTGAGTGCTGAGAAAATTGAAAATGCAGTGAGGGATTTGATGGGTTCGGCCGAAGGAGAGGAGCTGAGGCGGAGAGTGAAAGAGTTGAGTGGCGCTGTGAAGAAATCAGTTATAAATGGCGCCAGTCGTAAGGAAATGGATTCCTTTGTTGCTCATATTACCAGATAA